The Martelella endophytica genome contains the following window.
CTGTGAATTCCTCGAACCCGATGGCGCCGCCCGAGCGTCCGTAGCCACTGTCCTTGACCCCGCCGAAAGGGATCTGCGCCTCATCATCCAGTGTGGCCCCGTTGAGGTGGGACATTCCGGCGTTGAGGCGTTTCGCCATGTCGAGCGCCAGTGTCACGTCACGGCTGAAAATCGCCGAAGACAGACCATAGTCGTTGTCGTTGGCAACGCGCAGGGCGTCCTCCGGGCCATCGACGATCACCACCGAGGCGATCGGGCCGAAGGATTCCTCCTGGTAGAGACGCATCGCGGGCGTGACACCCTTCAGCACGGTCGGAGCAACACATCGGCCATCCGCCGTGCCACCGGCCAGACACTCGGCGCCCTTGGAAACGGCATCCGCGGTCATCTCGACCAAGCGCGTTGCCGCAGCCTGGTTGATCACCGGCCCCAGAACGGTGCTTTCCTTTCGCGGATCGCCATGCGGCACCTTCCGCGCCACGGCGGCAAGGCGCTCACAAAATTCGTCCGCAATGGAACGGTCGACGATGATCCGCTCCGTCGAAAGGCACCCCTGGCCGGCATTGGCGAAAGAGCCGAAGGCTGCGGCGCTGACCGCCCGGTCCAGATCGGCATCGGCGAGAACGATAAAGGGCGCCTTGCCGCCGAGTTCGAGCACCGCGCGTTTCAGATGGCCTCCCGCCTTCTCCGCGATGATCCGTCCAATGCGCGTCGAGCCCGTGAAGTGGATGCGGCGAACGTCGCGATGCGCGATCAAGGCATCGACCACCTCGGCTGCGTTATCCGGGGCGTTGGTAATCAGGTTGACGACACCGTCGGGAAGGCCTGCGTCGGCAAAGCATTGCACAACGAGCGCCTGTGTCAGCGGCGTCTGCTCCGAGGCCTTGATAACCGCCGTGTTACCCACGATTAGGGCTGCGGGCACCGAGGCGCCGACCAGTAGCACCGGCGCGTTCCACGGAACGATGCTCACCACGACGCCGGCAGGTTTGCGGATCGCCATCATAGTGCGGTCGGGATTGTTGGAGGGGATCGCTTCTCCGGTCAGGCCCTGGTAGGCCGCGCCGGCTGCAAAGCGGAGCTTCTCGCAAAGCACCTTGACGTTGTAAGCCCCCCAGCCGGCAGGGCCGCCCATCTCGGCGGTGATCGCGGTCGCGATTTCTTCGGCACGGGCTTCGACAGCATCGGCCGTGGCCATCAGGTAATCTCTCCGCATATGCGGCGCAAGCGAAGCCCAGGGAGCGAAGGCCTGCCGGGCTGCCTTGATGGCCCGATCGACGTCACCCGCTCTGGCGGCAGCGGCGCGGGACGCAATCCCGCCGGTATAGGGATCAAGGCAGGTATAGGTTTGTCCGGTTTCGGAGGGCGACCAGCGCCCGCCGATGAAAAGCGTATTCTCATTCGTCGTCATGTATGTTTTCCTTCCGTGCAACGCTGCTCGGATCAGGCCGCGCGTCCCGCGGCGAACTGGGTTGCCACGGCGGCAACGCGCGCGCCATAGAGACGTGCAGTCTCTAGGTCGCCTTCCGACATCTCTGCCGGAGCGGCATCGGCATCCGACTGGGCCATCGGACCAACATAGGCGCCCATCCGGTTCAGGTCGTCGCGCTTTGCGGCCTTGGTGTTGGCGGGCTTGATTGCGAGCGACACCCAGTGCCCGCCATGCTGACCGGCGAGAAGCATGAAATACTGGAGCGTGTTCAGCTTGTCGCCATTGATGCTGGCGGAGTTGGTGAAACCGCCCATGACCTTGTTTTCCCAAGCGCCGGCGAACCACGGCTTGGAGGAGGCATCGGCAAATTTTTTGAACTGCCAGCTGGGGCCGCCCATGTAGGTCGGCGCACCAAAGATTATAGCATCCGCGGCAAGGAGGGTTTCCCAGGCACTGTCGGGGATATTGCCCTCGGCATCAATGGCGATCAGCGTTCCACCGGCGCCCTCGGCAACGGCCTCGGCGACGCGAAGGGTATGGCCGTAGCCCGAGTGATATACGACTGCGGTGAGAGTGGTTTTACTGGTCATTTTTACATCCTGATGTTCTGAGGATTGGGTGCGTCAGCAGAAAAGCACCGGCACACACTTTTGATGGGCAGATGATGCGTCAGCGACGGATCGGAAGGAGGTCGCGAAGACGCGGGTCACGCAGATAAAGACCACCCCAGGCCAGAAGGCCCAGCAGAAGAGAGAGAAGCTCGGGCGGAGACCCGATTTCGCCCAGGCGGAGGTGCGCGCAGATCGCGCCACCGAGAAAACCGGTGATCAGGATTGCGCCGAGGAAAGAGGTGGCCGGAATGGCATAAAGGATTACGCAAGCAAGCATGATCATGCCCAGAACCGGGGCGATGGTCGTCTCAAACCCCGCCTCTCCAAGCATGCCAGCGGCAAGATCCGGGACAAAGAACTGCACCGAGGCGTCCAAAGGCAGCGCCACGATGACCAGGGCGCTTGCTGAACGTCCGATCCAGAATAGGCGGTCTGGCCTCACTCTCTCCGACATGATGTTCCCTGTGTGAAGTGTCGTTACGTCCCCCTGTCTATCGGACACCATCTATGTCATAAATCATGATAAGCAGAACGCATTGTTACTCTCAGAGAGAACAGATATCGGGCGGGCGTATGTACAATCTCGAACACCTCCTCATTTTCATCCGTGTCGCAGAGATGCGCAGCTTCAGTCGGGCGGCGGAAAGCCTGGGTATCCAGAAGGGGCGCGCCTCGACCGTCGTGCGGCAGTTGGAGGACGAGCTGGGCGTTCGGCTTCTGCATCGCACGACACGCAGCGTGCAATTGACCGAGGACGGGCGAAGCTTTCAGGAGCGCGCGCGGGAACTGCTGACCGATTTCGACGAACTGCAGTCGATGTTTGCAGAGGACGGCGTCGGGCTGCGGGGGCGCCTTCGGGTCGATCTGCCCACCGAACTGGCACGCACGACGATCGTGCCGGTCCTGCCGGACTTCATGGCCGCCTATCCCGCGTTGGAGCTGGAGATGTCGAGCACGGATCGGCAGGTTGACCTGGTCGAGGAAGGGTTCGACTGCGTGTTGCGCCTCGGGCCGGTCGGAGACGAAACGTTGATCGCCCGCCCATTGGGCCGGCTGCGCATGGTGAACGCCGCCAGCCCGGCCTATCTCGCGCGGCGCGGCACCCCACGAACGCTGGAGGATCTGCGGCTTCAGGATCACCGGACGATCCACTACAGCCGGTCCCTCGGCGCAAAACCCTATGGCTGGGAATATCCGGATGGCGATGGCTATGCCACTTTGCCCTTGCCCGGTGCCCTGCATGTCAACAGCGTGCAAAGCTATGAGGCCGCGGGCCTCGCAGGCCTTGGCCTGATCCAGGCTGCACAGACGGGTATTCACCGTCATTTGGAGAGCGGAGCCCTGGTGGAGGTTCTGCCCGATTTTCGCCCGGAACCACTCGACGTATGTCTCGTCGTAGCGCACCGCCGCAACCTCTCGCGCAGGGTTCGCGCATTCATGACATGGATCGCAGAGGTCCTCGCGCCCTACCTGGAATAGCACGACAGTTGCGTATCTATTTGTTTCTTATGGTGACAAATTGAGTCCGTCGTGTTGGTGGTCTCCGCGTCCATTTCCGGATTTGGCCATGTGGATAGGCTCAGGCAGGCGATCACGCAGCGTGATTTCCGACACCTTTTGCCTTTCGGCAACGGTGGGGGATGGTCAGTTCTCAACGGCAATCAATAACTCAGCAGGTCAATCCGTACGCTCAAGAAATCGTGGCTTCGAACAAGGATGTGAACCGGGCGTCGATTCACAGGTCATTAACTGATACGACCCCACGTGGACATGGAATGCCGTACCTGACGCACCTCCTTGAGGTTGTTGGCGTACTTTTTGAGCTACCTGACTAGATCCTTCCAATGAACCCGCTATTCGGACGCTTCACCGCGAGAGTCCGCTCTCGGGACGCAGGGCCGCTTCTTTGAATGACCGATATGGGGGCGCCTTCCGGACCGGCAGCAAGGGGGCCGACTGCTGACTGGCAGGTTTGGTCTCACCAATTAGCGAAGCGGACGTTCGGGCTTGAGAGGCATATAGTCGCTTTCGGCCCAGAGCCGACCTTCGTGCCAGGCGCGGCGGATGACCTGTGTCCGCCCAAAGCGGCTGATGCCAGATGGTAGTGAAAGCGGGTTATGGCGAATGCGCACTGCAAGATGCCCAAGACTCTCCGGAAAAATGGAGGGAAGTCGGGTCTCAGATCACTTCGCGTCTCCCGCTTGTTTCCTCCTCTTCAAACCGTTTCCGGGCCGTTTCGGTTCCCGAGCGTTCGAGGATTTGCAAGAGGCGAGGCCGCAAGCGGGTGTCGAACGAAAAAGGCCGCGCTCGGATGGACGCGGCCTCTGGTCGTCTTCGGCGATATGTTTCAGACCAGCGCGGCTTCCGGCAGCCAGGAGCGGTAGAGCGGGTGGTCGGCCTTGATCGGCATTGGCGTCGGCATGCCGGTGCGCTGGGAATGATAGGCGGCGGTCACAAGCTCCAGCGAACGGCGGGCGTCCTCGAGTGTCACCGGAGGTTCGGTGCCGTCGACGAGCGCCTTGTGGAGGAGCTGGAACTGGCGGGTATAGCCGTCCTCCTCCTCCTTGTAGCCCGAAAGCGCTTCATTGATGCGTGCCTGATGTTCTTCAGTGCCGGCCGTGAAGGTCCAGGGATCGCGGCCCATCGTGTAGGGCTCCAGCACGCTTTCTGCGACGAGATCGGCAAAGCAGAAGCGCAGGCGCGAGATCTCCTTGCGGGAGCCGAGCGTCATCGAAAGTGCTGCGAGCGAGCCGTTCTCCATCTTCACCGACAGTGTCGCGGTGTCCTCGACCTCGATCGGGTTTACCAGCGTCGTGCCGTGGCTGAAGACTTCAGCGCAAGCGCCCTGGACATAGTTGAGCATGTCGTGGGCATGGATTGCGTGGCCAAGCAGGCCGCCGCCGAGTTCGCTCTTCCACTTGCCGCGCCACGGAACCGCGTAGTAATCCGGCCCGCGCCACCAGTGGGTCTCGATGGTGGTGAGATAGGCCCGGCCCGTCAGCCCGTGCTCGATGAGATATTTGAGCTTCTGCAGGCCGGTGCCATAACGATACTGGAAGATCGGCATCACCACACGATCGGTGGTGCCGACGATCTCCATCATCGCGTCGACATCGGCGATCGAGCCGAAGAGCGGCTTCTCGCAGATCACATGCTTACCGGCCTCGATGGCGCGCTTGCAGAGTTCGAAATGCGAATCCGGCGGGGTGCAGATGTCGATGATGTCGAGGTCGTTGCGGGCAAGCAGCGTGTCCACATCCTGGGTATAGTCGGCAATCTTGTGCTCGGCGCAGAGCGCGCGGCCGCGCTCCTCATCGAGCGAGCACAGCACGGCGACCTCGAACAGGTCCGGGTTCCAGCCGAAGCCGGAAAGATGCCGTGCGGCGATGCCGGCGCCGATCACGCCGACGCGAAATTTCCTGGTCATTGCAGATTTCCTCCCTAGCCGCCGATCCGGGCGGCATTTTGCCTGCGCCTCGAGCGAGAGGCGGCAGACTTCATAGACATGCGCCTGCGACATTGCCGTTTCGGTGCGCTCACCGACATCATCGACAAAGGCGCGGAAATAGATGAGCTCCTCGCCGCTGCAATCGATGTAGGTCTTTTCCTCACCGTTGACGAGGAACAGGTGATCCTTGCCGGGCCGGCCGCAGATGTCGATATACTTGCGCAGTTCGATATAGCCCTCGGTGCCGAGGATGGTCAGTCGGCCGTCGCCCCAGGTGCCGAGCGCGTCCGGCGTGAACCAGTCGACGCGGACATAGCCGGTGGCCTTGTCGGAGCGCAGCAGCAGGTCGCCGAAATCCTGGAAGGCGGGCTTTTCCGGCATGGAGAAGTTGCCGACGCTGCTGGCCACGACCTCGCCGCTGGTCGAGCCGGTATAGAACAGGAACTGGTCGATCTGGTGCGAGGCGATGTCGACGATGATGCCGCCGAAGCGCTCGGGATCGAAGAACCAGTCGGGCCGGGTGGGAAGCTGCAGCTTGTGCGGCCCGGTGCCGATGGTCTGGACCACCCGGCCGATCGCGCCCTCCTGCACCAGCCTGCCGGCCTTGACGGCGGAGCGGACGCTGTGGCGCTCGGTAAAGCAGATCGAGAAGATCCTGCCGGTCTCTTCCTGGGTCTTGCGAACCTCGGCCAGTTGCTCGAAGGTCGTCAGACCCGGCTTGTCGACCATCACGTCCTTGCCGGCCTTCATGGCACGGACCGCGAGCCCGGCGCGGTCGGCGGGGATGGCAGCGATGCAGATGACGTCGATCGTCGGATCATCGAATATCCTGTCGCGATCGAGCTTGGGGACGTCCGGATAGCTTTCCTCCATCGCCGTGACGACACCGGGCGCGGTGGTTTCCGGGCAGTAGCCGACAAATTCGGCGCCAGCCGCCAGAAGCCCCTTCACATGGTCGAATATATGGCCGTGGTCGAGACCGACGGCTGCAAACCTCAACATTTCTCACTCCTCATTCCGGGCCGGTCCCTGCCGGCCGCGTCCTCGAATTCCTGTTTGTGCTCGATAAGGCATCCTCCGTGGGCTTCACGGATATGCTCTGTTCTCGGCTGTCGAAAAAATGGGCCTTGTCGAAATCGAAGAACACCTCGACCTGGTCGGCCACCCGCGGCTGCCCATCAAGCAGAACTGTCAGAGGCTGGCCGTCGGCGAGGCTGGCATAAACCACGGTCTGGCCGCCGAGATTCTCCACCAGGTCGACGCTTGCAGAGCCAAGTCTGATGCCGCCGTCACGAGGTTCGATCCGGATATGCTCAGGGCGGATGCCGAAAGTCGCTGCCGGCGTCACGGGAGCGGGCGCCGGCAGCGATACGCCGCCCACTCTGATGCCGTTGGTCGCGGGCTCCGTGGTCAGGAAGTTCATCTTCGGCGAACCGATGAAGCCGGCTACGAAGCGATTATGGGGTGTGTTGTAGAGATCAAGCGGTGTGCCGACCTGCTCGATGCGACCGTTGTTCAGCACCACGATCTTGTCGGCCATGGTCATTGCCTCGACCTGGTCGTGAGTAACGTAAATCGTCGTGTTGCCGAGCCGCTTGTGAAGCTTGGCAATCTCAACGCGCATCTGCACGCGAAGCTCGGCATCGAGGTTGGAAAGCGGCTCGTCGAACAGGAAGAGCTTCGGTTCGCGCACGATAGCTCGTCCGATCGCCACGCGCTGGCGCTGGCCGCCGGATAACTGGCGCGGTTTTCGCGCAAGGAGTTGTTCAATCTGCAGGATCTCCGCTGCATCTTGAACGCGGCGCTTGATTTCCGCCTTCGACATTTTTGCCGTTTCCAACCCAAAGGCGAGATTTTTGTAAACCGACATGTGCGGGTAGAGCGCATAGGACTGGAAGACCATGGCGATGCCGCGTTCGTAGGGGGCGATCCGATTGACCTTCTCCCCGTCGATCATCAAGTCGCCGCCGGTGATCTTCTCGAGGCCAGCGACCATGCGAAGTAGCGTCGACTTTCCGGACCCGGACGGGCCGACGAAGACCACGAATTCACCGGGGTCGATATGAAGGTCGACGCCGTGAACGACTTGAAGTTCGCCGTATGACTTAAAGATGTTGTGCAACTCAACGGTGGATGACATGGATTGCCTCCCGGATGGGCTTAAGTTCTGTGTTCTGGTGGTCGCCGAAGAGGCGGTAGGCCAACGCTCTCGTCATCGCTTCATCCCCGTGGTGGCTATGCCCTCGATGAGTAGCTTCTGGAACACTAGGAAGAAGCCGAAAACGGGCACCAGCGACAGGACGGACATGGCGAACAGGCCGCCGAAATTCGACACGCCGGTCGAATCCACGAAGGTCCTGAGGCCGAGCATGGCGGTATATTGCTCCATGTCGTTCAGATAGATCAGCGGCCCGAGGAAATCGTCCCAGGTCCAGATGAAGGTGAAGATCGAGGCGGTGGCCAGCACCGGCATCGACAGCGGCATGATCACCTTCCAGTAGATCCGCCAGGGCGAGCAGCCATCCATCATCGCCGCCTCGTCGAGTTCCTTCGGGATACCGCGGAAGAACTGCACCATCAGGAAGATGAAGAAGGCATCGACTGCGAGGAATTTCGGCACCACCAGCGGCAGGAAGGTGTTGACCCAGCCTAGTCCCCGAAACAGCACATATTGCGGTATCAGGGTCACGTGATAGGGCAGCATCAGGGTCATCAGCATCAGCGCGAAGAACACGCGTCGGCCCCTGAAATCTAAACGCGCGAAGGCGAAGGCGGCGAGCGAGCAGCTGAACACATTGCCGATAACGCAGAGGATCGCGACCAGGAAGGAATTGCTGAAGAACCGGCCGAAGCTGACCGGAAGCCCGTTCCAGCCCTCGATGTAGGACCTGAGGCTGAAGCTCGATGGGATCAGGCTTGCCGAGGAGAAGATTTCGTT
Protein-coding sequences here:
- a CDS encoding aldehyde dehydrogenase is translated as MTTNENTLFIGGRWSPSETGQTYTCLDPYTGGIASRAAAARAGDVDRAIKAARQAFAPWASLAPHMRRDYLMATADAVEARAEEIATAITAEMGGPAGWGAYNVKVLCEKLRFAAGAAYQGLTGEAIPSNNPDRTMMAIRKPAGVVVSIVPWNAPVLLVGASVPAALIVGNTAVIKASEQTPLTQALVVQCFADAGLPDGVVNLITNAPDNAAEVVDALIAHRDVRRIHFTGSTRIGRIIAEKAGGHLKRAVLELGGKAPFIVLADADLDRAVSAAAFGSFANAGQGCLSTERIIVDRSIADEFCERLAAVARKVPHGDPRKESTVLGPVINQAAATRLVEMTADAVSKGAECLAGGTADGRCVAPTVLKGVTPAMRLYQEESFGPIASVVIVDGPEDALRVANDNDYGLSSAIFSRDVTLALDMAKRLNAGMSHLNGATLDDEAQIPFGGVKDSGYGRSGGAIGFEEFTDVQWITIEGPRAPRYPFSE
- a CDS encoding flavodoxin family protein yields the protein MTSKTTLTAVVYHSGYGHTLRVAEAVAEGAGGTLIAIDAEGNIPDSAWETLLAADAIIFGAPTYMGGPSWQFKKFADASSKPWFAGAWENKVMGGFTNSASINGDKLNTLQYFMLLAGQHGGHWVSLAIKPANTKAAKRDDLNRMGAYVGPMAQSDADAAPAEMSEGDLETARLYGARVAAVATQFAAGRAA
- a CDS encoding DoxX family protein — its product is MSERVRPDRLFWIGRSASALVIVALPLDASVQFFVPDLAAGMLGEAGFETTIAPVLGMIMLACVILYAIPATSFLGAILITGFLGGAICAHLRLGEIGSPPELLSLLLGLLAWGGLYLRDPRLRDLLPIRR
- a CDS encoding LysR family transcriptional regulator translates to MYNLEHLLIFIRVAEMRSFSRAAESLGIQKGRASTVVRQLEDELGVRLLHRTTRSVQLTEDGRSFQERARELLTDFDELQSMFAEDGVGLRGRLRVDLPTELARTTIVPVLPDFMAAYPALELEMSSTDRQVDLVEEGFDCVLRLGPVGDETLIARPLGRLRMVNAASPAYLARRGTPRTLEDLRLQDHRTIHYSRSLGAKPYGWEYPDGDGYATLPLPGALHVNSVQSYEAAGLAGLGLIQAAQTGIHRHLESGALVEVLPDFRPEPLDVCLVVAHRRNLSRRVRAFMTWIAEVLAPYLE
- a CDS encoding Gfo/Idh/MocA family protein; the encoded protein is MTRKFRVGVIGAGIAARHLSGFGWNPDLFEVAVLCSLDEERGRALCAEHKIADYTQDVDTLLARNDLDIIDICTPPDSHFELCKRAIEAGKHVICEKPLFGSIADVDAMMEIVGTTDRVVMPIFQYRYGTGLQKLKYLIEHGLTGRAYLTTIETHWWRGPDYYAVPWRGKWKSELGGGLLGHAIHAHDMLNYVQGACAEVFSHGTTLVNPIEVEDTATLSVKMENGSLAALSMTLGSRKEISRLRFCFADLVAESVLEPYTMGRDPWTFTAGTEEHQARINEALSGYKEEEDGYTRQFQLLHKALVDGTEPPVTLEDARRSLELVTAAYHSQRTGMPTPMPIKADHPLYRSWLPEAALV
- a CDS encoding ABC transporter ATP-binding protein, whose amino-acid sequence is MSSTVELHNIFKSYGELQVVHGVDLHIDPGEFVVFVGPSGSGKSTLLRMVAGLEKITGGDLMIDGEKVNRIAPYERGIAMVFQSYALYPHMSVYKNLAFGLETAKMSKAEIKRRVQDAAEILQIEQLLARKPRQLSGGQRQRVAIGRAIVREPKLFLFDEPLSNLDAELRVQMRVEIAKLHKRLGNTTIYVTHDQVEAMTMADKIVVLNNGRIEQVGTPLDLYNTPHNRFVAGFIGSPKMNFLTTEPATNGIRVGGVSLPAPAPVTPAATFGIRPEHIRIEPRDGGIRLGSASVDLVENLGGQTVVYASLADGQPLTVLLDGQPRVADQVEVFFDFDKAHFFDSREQSISVKPTEDALSSTNRNSRTRPAGTGPE
- a CDS encoding carbohydrate ABC transporter permease — its product is MTNNATLSEATTRSRLVGILVHVLLIGASIAMIYPLLWMLSASFRPENEIFSSASLIPSSFSLRSYIEGWNGLPVSFGRFFSNSFLVAILCVIGNVFSCSLAAFAFARLDFRGRRVFFALMLMTLMLPYHVTLIPQYVLFRGLGWVNTFLPLVVPKFLAVDAFFIFLMVQFFRGIPKELDEAAMMDGCSPWRIYWKVIMPLSMPVLATASIFTFIWTWDDFLGPLIYLNDMEQYTAMLGLRTFVDSTGVSNFGGLFAMSVLSLVPVFGFFLVFQKLLIEGIATTGMKR